tatatACTAATTATACGCATATTTTAGTATTAAAAAGCTCTGCGTTCACACTAGATCACAGGCGATCCTTCTTCTCCTTCGTCTCCGGCGGGTTCAAACACTGTGAGACTTTCATTTTTTTCTACTTATGGGTAATCGAGATGACCATATTCACGCTGCAAAGATCGCTACAACCATTTACATCGCAAAATTTCCACCTTCATTCGGTATCAACGATCTGCGTGAAGTGCTTAAACAACAAGGTACTATTATGGATGTCTATATTGGTCGCACGCTTTAGAAACAAGGATGTCGATTTGCGTTTGCGAGATTTCTTAATGTTGATTCGGTCCCTAACCTTGAATGCAAGCTCTCATCTCTCTGGATCGGCAACTACCACTTGTATGCTGCAAAGGCTAGGTTCAATCGAGACGAACCGATTAAGAAGCCTTCTGTCTCAACAGGTAAGATTAGTCCAACTATCCACCATTCTAGAGTTCCAAATTTTATAGATAGCCTTCCTTTGAATAAAAACTCGTTTGCAACTGCACTGAATGGTAATAGTACTGGAGGTAATCCAGGTCCCATCCCTCTCCAGATATTGACTATTAAAGATGAAGAACTTATTCTTGGTAAAGATGCTCCTTTATTATTGTTCATTAAGATTAAAGATCCGATCTTGATTCCCTATATAAAACGTATTTGGCATATTGAAGGATTCCAAGGCCTAGAAATTCACCATCTGGGTGGATCTTGGATTGATGTTGAATTCCCAAATGATAACTCTCTTGAAAAGTTCAAATGTAATGCTACTATTCTTTCGTATATAGACGAATACAAAACATTCGATGAAAGTTTTGTTATTACAGAACGTGGAGTTGGTATTGAAATTTTTGGCCTGCAAGCATGTGCTTGGATAGATGTAGTTTACAAAAAAATTGCAGCTTCCTTCGGATACAAATCCTTCTTCTTAAACGCCAAAGGTCAGTCAGGCTGTAGGAAGCTCTGTATAATAACTTCTCAAATGGCCTATATACATGATCTAATCAGGGTTAAAGTTAAAGGCAAAATTTATAAAGTCTTGGTGAAAGAAACTTTGAATTGGACTGTAAAAGTTAAAGAATTGGAAGAAGAAGACTCTTCTAGTGATGATGAAAGTATATCAGTTCTATCTTCGCACGAGACAGAAAATCCCACGGAACAGGAAACAAAAGAAGTAAAAGATCATTTGGAGGAAAATGAATTTAATACAATGGAGAATAATGAAGGAAAAGGAACCAAAGAAACACCCACTGAACAAAACGTCGATGATTCCTTCAGTCCGAAAGAGGATTCCTTCATGGCTGAAAGTAACTTTTCCCCAAAAATTATTTAAAACAACGAGGCGGAACAAAAAAATGAGTCTTCATTTTCTTCTTCCATTTTGAAGGCCCCAGGATTCAATGGTGTGACATTCAACTCTCCAATTGGTAGTGATCAACATTCAAGCACCAAAATGGATAGTTTTATCACCGAAAAACTCCTCAAAATGGGGAAAACACTAGGCTTTGAAATCAATTACAATACTGTTGATCTAAAAAATGTGGTAATAAGTATGAGAGGTTTCAAAACCATCTCATGAATTTATTATCCATTAACATTGGTGGAGGGATGTAATACAAACATAAACAATGGTGGATAAGTTAACTTTGTTCAGAACATTCAATTAGCATTCTCGGAATTCAAGAATCAAAATTCTCTTCTTTATGTCATTTTGCGGTGAAAGCAATGTGGGGTAACTATAACTTTAAGGttgcatcttcttcttcttcaagggGTCGTTTAGGAGGTTTAATCACAGTTTGGGATCCCTAGTTTTTTACTTCTAACCGTATCATCTCTTTTGCAAATGTACTAATTGTTGAAGGATGTATATCGAGATTTTCTTCTCCTGTTTTCATCATCAACATTTATGCACGTCAATCTCGTTCTAATAAGAGGAGAATTTGGGAATATCTTCGCAACCTTATTTCCGAAAACTTAGGGGAATTCCTTATTTTTGGAGACTTTAACTCGGTTCGGTTCCCTCACGAACATTTTGGCAACAGATTTTGCCCACTAGAAGCGAGTGATTTTAATAGCTTCATCAACGATTGTAATTTGTTCGATGTCCCGTTAGGCGGAAGATCGTTTACCTGTTCTAATAAAACATTTACACAACGATCTTTGATTGACAGGTTCCTGGTGTCGGATGGAATGTTAACTATGTTTCCTTCTCTTTCGGGTTACATTCTGTCTAATATTTGGTCCGATCACTGCCCCATTATTCTTCGGAATGAAAATCTAGACTATGGTCCTATACCGTTCAAACTTTTTCATTCATGGCTCCTTTTGGAAGGCTTCGAGGAAGTTGTTGTTAATGCATGTAATACTACTCCAAACGGGCCTAATCCGCAGATTCAATTCAAAAATAAACTCAAAGGTGTTAAGGAAGCTTTGAAAGTGTGGAATAACGATCATAAATCAAAGCAACAAGATGAGAAGAATGTTCTCCTTACACGTTTAGCTGCAATTGATGCGGACATAGATGCAAATGCTTTCCAACCCCAACACATCCCTGATAGATTCGAAATTATAAAATCTATTGAAAATTTGGAATCTACAGAAGCCGTAAACAAAGCTCAAAAGTATAGAAAGGTTTCTAATTGTTTGGGCGATGAAaattcttcatttattcattcggCAATCAATCGTAAACGGAAAAATTTAGAGATCACGGGTGTCATGAATGAGGGTAATTGGGTAACTAATCCTAGTCAAGTTAAGGAGATTTTCCTATTCCATTATATAGAAAAATATAAAAGGCATCAGCAGGCTAGAATTATTACACCTAGTATTCATGTACTTTCGCTCTCTTCGACCATGACTGATTTTACAAGCTCAGAATTCTATGATCAAGACATTAAAGAGGCGATTTGGTCCTGTGAAAGCGAAAAATCACCGGGTCCGGATGGATTCTCCTTTAAATTCGTGAAGCATTTCTGGGATTCAATCAAATCTGACACATTGGCAATGGTTAGGGATTTTCTCTTAAAAGCTTATATTCCTACAGGGTGCAACAGTTCCTTCTTCTCCTTGATCCCGAAAAAAGAAAATCCAATTCACGTTCAAGATTTTATGCGAATCAGTCTTATCGGAATTGAATATAAGATTATAGCAAAGCTTTTAGCGAATCGGCTCGCTCTTGTGATTAGCGAAGTAATTGGGTCGGATCAAACAGCCTTTATTAAAGGGAGGAAAATTCTTGATGGGCCATTAATGATAAATGAAGCGATTAACTGGTGCAAGAAAAGAAAAAAACAAGCCTTTATTTTCAAGATTGACTTTGAAAAGGCATTTGACTCAATCCATTGGGATTGCATCTTCACAATGATGAATTTTATGGGTTTTAGTCCAAGATGGATCGCTTGGATCAGGGCATGTCTTGTCTCTTCAAAAGCCTCCCTTTTGCTTAATGGTAGCCCATCGAAAGAATTTCAAATTGGTAGGGGTCTACGCCAAGGAGACCCTCTGTCTCCGTTCTTGTTTATCATAGGTATGGAAGGTCCGCAAGCGGCAATCTATGATGCATCTGTAGCTTCCTTATACAACCCTCTTCGTATTGGTAATTCTTCTGATTCGTATAATCTGTCCATATCCATGTACGCGGATGATGTTACTTTTATTGGAGAATGGAGTGAGTCGAACCTGGAGACAATCTTTGAAATTTTGGCATGTTTCTTTTTGGTTTCTGGTTTGAAAATAAATCCTCACAAATCGTCTATTGTGGGGGGTGGGTTCCCTTCGTGTTTTGTGGAATCTGCAGCAAATAATCTTGGATGCATTGCATCCTCCTTGCCATTTATCCACCTTGGCATGCCGGTTGGAAAGAATATGCATAAAGTGGAAAGTTGGGATCCTATTCTTGAAAAAGCAAAAAAACGACTTGCCTCATGGAAATCTAATTTGATATCAATGGGAGGTCGACTAACGCTTATTAAATCGGTCCTTGGTTCTGTTGGTACCTATTATATGTCCCTTTTCAAAGCTCCGAAAAAGGTTATTGATAAACTCGAAGCGTTGCGCTCATCTTTTTTTTCGGGTGAAAAAGATAACGAGCGAAAAATCCATTGGGTAAAGTGGCGTTTAGTTCTTAATCCGTTAGAACAAGGGGGTCTTGGAGTTCCTAGCCTTAATTCTTTAAATTTGGCTTTGCTATATAAATGGCGGTGGCGATTCGTGTTAAATAGACAATCAAGTTTGGCTCGCCTTATTGTAGCTATTCACGGTAATCCGAGAGGCGCGAATATTCAATGTGTTGCAAATGCAAATGGAGTTTGGGCTACTATAACACGAACAGTAGACTTTATTCACCAATCCAATGCTCTTCAAGCATCTCTTATGAGTCTCTAAATAAATAATGGTAACATTGCTAGTTTTTGGTTCGATCCGTGGAATAATGGTGTCCCTTTGGCGTCTACATTCCCTCGTATCCTTGCTCTAGATCAGGTTCATCATAATACTGTTGCTTCTCATTTTGTTAATAACCGTTGGACCTTTCATTGGAGAAGAGATCCAAGGTATGGAGTTGAAGTTGAAAATTTTCAAGACCTTAATTCCATCCTTAGCAATATCGTTCTTTCTAATTCTATCAATAATTGGGTATGGAATGGTAGCATTTTTTCAATTACAGAAGCAAGGTTGATCATCGACAAAAAATATTGGTAAACGCCCTCGTGTTCTACGTCTTGGAGTAAACATGTTCCTATAAAGATTAATGTCTTTATTTGGAGATTAAAACTGTCAAGGCTTTCCACAAAAGATAAGATTATGGAACGGAATATTGccttagatgatgaatcttgttgttTGTGTGGTGCTTCTCTTGAAGATATGCATCACCTTTTCCTTCAGTGTAACTCTTCGCAGCTTATATGGGCTAAAGTAGCTCAATGGGTCAATCTTAACATTCCTGTTTGGTCCTTAATGGATTCAATGTGGGCATGGATCGATGGAGTCCCTATTCAGGATAATAAAAGGCTTATCATGATGGTCATTGTCTACTCTACATTGTGGAGTATTTGGAGACTTCGAAATAGCTACACCTTCAGGGATCAAAAGTTTCGAAAATGCCATGTGATGGACAATATTGTGGTTAATGGCTTCAATTGGTTATTtgctagattcaaaaaaaaaaaacatgtaacTGGACGCTTTGGTTACAATCTCCTTTAAATTCCCTGTAATTTTATTTCCATGTAAATCTTTATAGCTTTTCCATTTTAATAAAATCTCAGCCGTTCGAAAAaaagtattaaatataaatatataaaatttaaatgatATACCTTTAATTTAGGGAGTTATTCTAGGAagatattattatttaattcattttaattaagaaaatgacacgtaggattatttaattcagtttaattaAGAAAATGACACATAGATTTATTTAATTCAGATTAATTATAAAATTGATACGTAGGATTATTGACACGCGCTttatattaatgtatatatatgtatgtatgtatgtatgtatgtatgtatgtatgtatgtatgtatagatagatagatgttgTTAGGGTGTGGTTCTCGTGTTTGCTTGTTCCGTTTAAATTTTGGCTACCTTGTGTTAGAGTTGTTCGTTGTTTTTTGTGTTGGCTTGTTTCTTAGGCCTTCGTGTATGTTTGGAGTATGTTTCTTGTTAGTTATATAAAGTTAATTTTtcactaataaaaaaaataaaaaatactgaGTACGGATGATACAACATTTATGCTTTACGTTATAATAAATATTGTTACAGTATAAAACAATGATGACTTCAATGATTTTAGACTTAGTCTTGTCTCAAAATTCCGTGAAAACCAAAAGGCCATCAATTGTACTCTGTTGATTTTCATTCCCTCATGGTGAATAATACTAATTTTCTTTACTTACAAAacaaatcaaaaatatccaatttacAGTATGCCAAATAAATTTCGAAGGTATGATAATAAACAGCAACATTTACTTTTATTGGTATTTAGTACCAAAAATCTAGATAGCAACTTTCACATATAATTTAGGTGTATAAAACTTGACAAAACCCCATAACACAAATtgtaatggcccgtccaaatccacctggacaaagtcatcaacatttgatcccattgcgaggtactgtcctaaatatgtcatgaacgacttcatgtaatatctttaaaatgagcaaatgcacagcggaagatttctttcatacctgagaataaacatgctttaaagtgtcaatcaaaaggttggtgagttcataggtttatcgtaatcaatcatttccataattttaatagaccacaagatttcattttttttaaCATACACGCATGTAgctatctgtataaaaatcattcatatggtgaacacctgataaccgacattaacaagatgcatatagaatatctctaaaacagaatcctctcgtctgtataataataattcgaagtactaaagcatttcattttccagaatggggggtgttagtgcccgtagatctaaatttaagattcgcgtcaattaggggtcagttccctaattcttaggttaccaagctaaaggggcgatattcggtctaataatccaaccatagaatgtagttttgagtacttgtgtctacttcatcaaacatttataaaaacagcacatgtattctcagtcccaaaaatatatattgcaaaagcatttaaaaagggagcaaatgaaaactcacgatacgatattttgtagtaaaaatatgcatacgacggaactgaacaatgcagggttggcctcggattcacgaacctatatcaattatatatattaaaacatataattgtaattgaacaagtttatgtattattattaatggttattttagtaacttgcatgtttcattaataattaaattaactatatttattttatatactttagataaataattagtatttattatgaaaatataaatgttgttatgtgatatgtattaaatatattcatatatagatatttatttgctaaaataatatcaataataataaataaaaatttgtatctttttatgatagtaataatactaaaaataattagatttagtaatgatattgatattaatagttttgatagtaatactaataataataataactataataattttaatattaatgataatgattttaatcataatgatactactaataatatcctaattgataatactaataataataattataataataatagtaataataatcttaatatgaatattaatgatgataataattacaataataatacttataataataatattaatgataatcataataataataataataataatcatacttttataaatgcgaaaatcatattttttaatgatgataataatattggtaataacaatgataataataataatcataatggtaattataatcatattaataaatgataatatttatagtaatacatgtattagtaataacaagtat
This genomic window from Rutidosis leptorrhynchoides isolate AG116_Rl617_1_P2 chromosome 2, CSIRO_AGI_Rlap_v1, whole genome shotgun sequence contains:
- the LOC139889696 gene encoding uncharacterized protein encodes the protein MERNIALDDESCCLCGASLEDMHHLFLQCNSSQLIWAKVAQWVNLNIPVWSLMDSMWAWIDGVPIQDNKRLIMMVIVYSTLWSIWRLRNSYTFRDQKFRKCHVMDNIVVNGFNWLFARFKKKKHVTGRFGYNLL